The proteins below are encoded in one region of Glandiceps talaboti chromosome 17, keGlaTala1.1, whole genome shotgun sequence:
- the LOC144448210 gene encoding complement C1q tumor necrosis factor-related protein 3-like, which translates to MVACLTISCLGEHSVYCEMVERSDPVTIKNGVAFSVALTKSFGPFTEDTTIVYDKVFANTNEVFNTERGIFTVPISGFYFLTVNIQHRDRVGRSLVVKLYINDNYTNTKFTVEENSDYDEGDTATNNVILQLKAGDLVKLVLLGNNQRLISHSSAVSNFSGFLVYELCSS; encoded by the coding sequence ATGGTTGCTTGCTTGACAATTTCATGTTTGGGAGAACACAGTGTTTACTGTGAAATGGTGGAAAGAAGCGACCCTGTCACCATCAAGAATGGGGTGGCTTTCTCGGTGGCCCTCACAAAAAGCTTTGGCCCATTCACAGAAGACACTACGATTGTCTACGATAAAGTGTTTGCGAATACCAATGAAGTGTTTAACACTGAAAGAGGAATTTTTACTGTTCCCATCAGTGGTTTCTATTTCTTAACCGTTAACATTCAACATCGTGACAGAGTTGGCCGGAGTCTAGTCGTCAAGCTGTATATAAATGACAACTACACCAACACCAAGTTCACAGTAGAAGAAAATAGTGACTATGATGAAGGTGATACTGCTACAAATAACGTAATTCTACAACTGAAAGCTGGCGATCTTGTCAAATTGGTTCTATTGGGAAACAACCAGCGTCTAATTTCACATAGTTCAGCAGTATCCAACTTCAGTGGTTTCCTGGTCTATGAGTTATGTTCGTCTTAA